In one window of Trichoderma breve strain T069 chromosome 7 map unlocalized scaffold00008, whole genome shotgun sequence DNA:
- a CDS encoding fungal zn(2)-Cys(6) binuclear cluster domain-containing protein, producing MGHLSRGCLRCRQRRVRCDEGRPSCQRCIHRNEICEGYRDESSRIFRNETEKVIEHSRAVQMATPPSHRDSSQSSPRKRSRSANLSLASRRSSSFSSSLTPEEASGITIRNPRPWLKESPARFQPPLEDQAVDQFIDKYVLYPCNQTSSPGFLEHLPCMFKEVNIQGRYALRWAVQAAAYADAMSQNKESDALASKALQCYGMALGALGESLAASGKEPDDYDLMTVVVLDIFETLYTPNEVSKGSHVQGMAQLLRLRGSDLVYNARGWSLFRLAHHRIRLAYHMSQIPETSDLLKGLNDNEPSVRLEKNADDILETCKRARTLLSLITAGGLPASTVVDMIKELLSSDQEAVSWRQTSQWSFTNIVVAERPDLSSAAHSITETIQLHPDVWMAYEWNYHRTARIIFLQQVLQCSTAALEAPDLEEVDEQTLNTTIAECVLMIQWLADEFLATVPQSLGSVDHMGRLHSSNDGLPRCRAIGGYLLLWPTRTIKAETSATSIDQKERAQRVYERIRECTGMKDLLGDKSII from the exons ATGGGACATCTTAGTCGTGGATGTCTGCGCTGCCGGCAGCGCCGCGTCCGCTGCGATGAGGGGCGGCCGTCTTGCCAGCGCTGCATCCACCGCAACGAGATTTGTGAGGGATACCGAGATGAATCGTCTCGCATATTCCGCAACGAGACGGAAAAGGTGATTGAACACTCACGCGCAGTGCAAATGGCAACTCCGCCAAGTCACAGAGATTCCTcgcaatcttctcctcggaAACGAAGCAGATCCGCCAATTTGAGCTTGGCTTCTCGAcgatcatcttctttctcatcgtCACTCACCCCGGAGGAAGCTTCGGGCATCACGATACGCAATCCTCGGCCGTGGCTGAAGGAATCGCCAGCGCGGTTCCAGCCGCCCCTCGAAGACCAGGCTGTAGACCAATTCATAGATAAATATGTCCTGTATCCTTGCAATCAGACGTCTTCTCCTGGCTTCCTGGAGCATTTGCCTTGCATGTTTAAAGAGGTCAACATCCAAGGCCGATACGCGCTTCGCTGGGCTGTGCAGGCGGCAGCATACGCAGATGCCATGTcacaaaacaaagagagcGACGCGCTTGCAAGCAAGGCTCTGCAATGTTATGGCATGGCACTTGGGGCGCTTGGAGAGTCACTCGCTGCATCAGGCAAAGAGCCGGATGATTATGATCTCATGACCGTGGTTGTGCTGGATATTTTTGAG ACATTATATACTCCGAACGAAGTCAGCAAAGGATCGCACGTCCAAGGAATGGCGCAACTGCTTCGCCTACGTGGTAGTGATCTGGTCTACAACGCGCGAGGCTGGAGTCTCTTTCGACTTGCACACCATCGAATT CGACTGGCATATCACATGTCGCAAATCCCCGAGACGTCAGACTTGCTCAAGGGGTTAAATGATAACGAGCCCTCGGTCCGCCTCGAGAAAAATGCCGACGACATCCTAGAGACATGTAAGCGGGCGCGGACCTTGTTAAGCCTTATTACTGCAGGTGGGCTACCGGCATCGACCGTTGTCGACATGATCAAGGAGTTGCTTTCGTCGGACCAGGAAGCGGTCAGTTGGCGGCAGACATCACAGTGGTCTTTTACCAACATAGTCGTCGCAGAACGGCCAGATCTTTCGTCAGCAGCTCATAGCATCACAGAAACTATTCAGCTGCATCCGGATGTGTGGATGGCCTACGAGTGGAACTATCACAGGACAGCGCGCATCATCTTCCTACAACAAGTACTACAATGCTCCACAGCCGCTCTGGAGGCCCCAGATCTagaagaggttgatgagCAGACACTGAACACTACCATTGCAGAGTGCGTTTTGATGATTCAATGGCTGGCCGACGAGTTCCTCGCCACCGTTCCCCAGTCCCTTGGGAGTGTTGATCATATGGGTCGGCTTCATTCTAGCAACGATGGCCTGCCTCGGTGCCGCGCCATTGGCGGGTATCTGCTTCTATGGCCAACTCGTACTATCAAGGCGGAAACGTCTGCGACAAGCATAGATCAGAAAGAGCGCGCGCAGAGGGTATATGAGAGGATTCGCGAATGTACCGGAATGAAAGATCTTCTGGGCGACAAAAGCATCATATAA
- a CDS encoding cupin domain-containing protein, with product MSSPNSNPRIVTTTHDATGTAIFGSDGEVPLFHPMGPTGSSFAVFDVRNSVPINNSEPAQGYPNMIPRCPPNGAIFCISNIAPHFTVPMHRTLSLDYGVVVSGEIVMKLDSGEERTVKAGEFLIQGGVNHQWINRTDETCRICFVTLSADKVKLADGTELDEIAVKR from the coding sequence ATGTCATCCCCCAACTCCAACCCTCGCATCGTCACCACGACGCACGACGCAACAGGAACCGCCATTTTTGGTTCCGACGGTGAAGTCCCATTGTTCCATCCCATGGGACCGACGGGCTCATCGTTTGCCGTGTTCGACGTGCGCAACTCGGTGCCCATCAACAACTCGGAGCCTGCACAAGGCTACCCAAACATGATCCCACGCTGTCCGCCAAACGGCGCCATATTCTGCATCAGCAACATCGCGCCTCACTTCACCGTGCCGATGCACCGGACGCTGAGCCTAGACTACGGCGTCGTGGTTAGCGGCGAGATCGTCATGAAGCTCGATAGCGGGGAGGAGAGAACTGTCAAGGCGGGAGAGTTCCTTATCCAAGGGGGTGTAAACCACCAGTGGATTAATAGGACGGATGAGACATGCCGGATTTGCTTTGTGACACTAAGTGCGGACAAGGTCAAGTTGGCGGATGGGAcagagcttgatgagattgcCGTCAAGAGATGA
- a CDS encoding gag-polypeptide of LTR copia-type domain-containing protein, translated as MDIRTLEEWSWGFLLKRDTKPPRKDSDWQSAFDARLEAWEDCQRQAVAIVRSSLGNRHLDRVKGMTTVLEIVDALDTWFQGYKTTAFRVLSHEYESLTLEGCTDVAEYVEKLLTVRRKIEQLDESCKIGEAHFINKFLTGLGGNYETFLVIFNMNHSLIPEYKDGKLIKRGVTFDEAVETARLHESIHKSIHKSRQANLGVISMRS; from the exons ATGGACATCAGGACGCTTGAGGAGTGGA GCTGGGGATTCCTCTTGAAAAGAGACACAAAGCCGCCTAGAAAGGACAGTGACTGGCAAAGCGCCTTCGACGCAAGACTCGAAGCTTGGGAAGACTGCCAAAGACAAGCCGTCGCCATCGTCCGCAGCAGCCTTGGTAATCGACACCTTGATCGTGTGAAAGGCATGACGACCGTATTGGAAATAGTGGACGCGCTCGACACGTGGTTTCAAGGCTATAAAACCACAGCCTTCCGTGTTCTTTCCCATGAATATGAAAGCTTGACACTCGAGGGCTGTACCGACGTAGCGGAATACGTTGAAAAACTCCTAACAGTACGAAGAAAAATTGAACAACTAGACGAAAGTTGCAAGATTGGCGAAGCACACTTTATAAACAAGTTCCTCACAGGCCTTGGCGGAAATTACGAAACCTTCCTCGTCATTTTTAATATGAACCACAGCTTGATTCCCGAATacaaggatggcaagctTATCAAACGCGGCGTCACCTTCGATGAGGCAGTCGAAACCGCTCGGCTACATGAATCGATACATAAATCGATACATAAATCACGACAAGCAAACCTCGGTGTCATTTCCATGCGCTCCTGA
- a CDS encoding alpha/beta hydrolase fold domain-containing protein, with protein MASQDTLRQPLTLTDEDLNLTFHATYTDTVNPFKVSVKQAFVEQTRLKASLTRFIDTEFQPPNDQPEYTDGPPTHAAKTIASHWANVYDWRAVEDDINTQLTQFTTIVHTPQTAYKEPIPLHFVHHRSPRPDAIPLLFVHGWPGSFLEVAEIIHLLTHPSDDSAPAFHVVAPSIPGYGFSPSPRAPGFGYRQAGAAFNTLMQQHLGYKRYVAQGGDAGDFIIRYAAVDFPDAVVSLHSNFWVVPPTDEDLQKLKEGNSTSEEVEIIRRLGGFSSKRWAYGQLHQTRPLRLAHAMTDSPVGLAMWIYDVLVSCVEEENVARIWTSDRVITWTMMHWIPGPYAAFSLYKHGAADGAISMSGVENLPYVKQPVAISQFPHDIWYRTPLEWAKRNGNVKWSAVHEKGGHFPALETPEVLAKDVRQFFGNAEESGTKVFK; from the coding sequence ATGGCTAGTCAAGACACACTTCGGCAACCCCTCACTCTTACGGATGAAGATCTCAATCTTACATTCCATGCGACTTACACTGATACAGTCAATCCTTTCAAAGTTTCCGTAAAGCAGGCCTTCGTGGAGCAAACCAGACTTAAGGCTTCATTGACTCGCTTCATCGATACAGAGTTTCAGCCTCCCAACGACCAACCCGAGTATACCGATGGACCTCCCACTCACGCCGCCAAGACAATTGCTTCTCACTGGGCAAATGTATATGACTGGCGAGCTGTCGAGGATGATATCAACACTCAACTGACACAGTTTACGACAATTGTCCATACACCCCAGACGGCATACAAGGAGCCTATTCCACTTCACTTTGTGCATCATCGTTCCCCTCGTCCCGATGCTATACCACTTCTCTTTGTCCATGGCTGGCCCGGCTCATTCCTCGAAGTCGCCGAAATAATTCATCTGCTCACACATCCATCCGATGACTCTGCTCCAGCTTTCCATGTAGTGGCGCCGTCCATTCCTGGCTACGGCTTCTCGCCATCTCCGCGCGCACCTGGATTCGGATATCGCCAAGCCGGCGCTGCTTTCAACACCCtaatgcagcagcatctcggaTACAAACGTTATGTGGCACAAggtggagatgctggagattTCATTATCAGATATGCGGCAGTGGATTTCCCCGACGCTGTTGTGTCCTTGCACTCCAACTTCTGGGTTGTTCCACCAACCGACGAGGATCTTCAGAAGCTGAAAGAAGGAAATTCTACATCTGAAGAGGTTGAAATAATTAGACGACTAGGCGGTTTCTCTAGCAAAAGATGGGCGTACGGACAACTTCATCAAACACGGCCGTTGAGACTAGCCCATGCAATGACCGACTCACCAGTGGGGTTGGCCATGTGGATATACGATGTATTAGTATCATGTGTCGAAGAGGAAAACGTCGCCAGGATCTGGACGTCGGATCGAGTCATTACATGGACCATGATGCACTGGATTCCCGGCCCTTATGCTGCGTTTTCACTTTACAAGCACGGTGCAGCCGATGGCGCCATATCTATGTCTGGAGTTGAAAACCTCCCATACGTAAAGCAGCCTGTGGCTATCAGCCAGTTCCCACACGATATCTGGTATCGTACTCCGTTGGAGTGGGCAAAGAGAAATGGTAATGTAAAGTGGAGTGCTGTACACGAAAAAGGAGGGCATTTTCCTGCTTTGGAGACACCGGAAGTGCTGGCCAAAGATGTACGGCAGTTCTTTGGTAATGCAGAAGAGAGCGGAACAAAAGTCTTTAAGTAA
- a CDS encoding fungal zn(2)-Cys(6) binuclear cluster domain-containing protein: MGRQSRRRPPACSLCRIRKLRCNRGSPCSNCSIRGIPCNVDGAAPVQGIGIQGVSEAVLTGGSQEALNRNHLAPSLLLSSQLQLVTADVLGIENNCSSQKVLDSLAPAPITFRIRSIRAITSPSFFVLDPASSPPLTEDVKVNKCICLPLRGDAHVLLDKFIRDVLHFHYIFHKPSLPSVVDRFYDAVEHGRVVDIGQLMIMLAICCSSTHTWTRYDNNKGLFNRPEDANSQTAGWLTTALDVIHHAHLAAHASMACVQGIIVVFFMICSLEGISARARLLHAQAVAMAQEIGLNFIDSPTNNSHSVKIKKSTIQAEIGRRIWWYLTDTDWMLSRLSVPQQGAYTILPSQMAVRKPCNANDEDIIEGQEIIDRPPEEATSVSYLLQRTRLAELFYSLGGHEKPMNWNPEEADYGKIMEADMKLRQFMRELPSFFRLEKSGSLSKLPPSDIRRSSDITIQRYMLNMIFYGQICKLHLPYLAQGTINPGFAYSHDSCLKAAQRIIYIEHRMRAENSTFVLFRQRMNVKFRSIFIACVVFVLDGCLANNPEGSTTGGDATMTDAWRILYEAKGQSPLASELLHLSVQILRKYRASHPALEALKKENCRRDPTILSQNGPVDIATTESSNMAIDREPRRVDIDPDTIDLDKLWETLQGRGRDWNNLFWSLGPPLI, translated from the exons ATGGGTCGTCAGTCGCGGAGGCGGCCACCGGCATGCTCGCTTTGCCGGATCCGAAAGCTGCGGTGCAATCGCGGGTCTCCCTGCTCCAACTGCTCGATCCGTGGAATCCCTTGCAACGTCGATGGAGCAGCTCCCGTTCAAGGCATTGGGATTCAGGGCGTCAGTGAAGCTGTTCTGACGGGTGGGTCGCAGGAAGCTCTCAATCGGAACCACTTGGCTCCCTCATTGCTGCTGTCttctcagctccagcttgtcaCAGCAGACGTGCTCGGCATTGAGAATAACTGCTCAAGCCAGAAAGTATTA GATTCGTTAGCCCCTGCTCCCATCACTTTTCGCATTCGCTCTATCCGTGCCATCACCAGTCCTTCGTTCTTTGTTCTGGATCCTGCAAGCTCTCCTCCATTGACTGAAGATGTTAAAGTCAATAAGTGCATATGCCTGCCTTTGAGAGGAGACGCTCATGTTCTTCTGGACAAATTTATCAGAGATGTCCTTCATTTTCATTACATATTCCATAAACCTTCTCTACCCTCTGTGGTAGATCGATTCTATGATGCCGTGGAGCATGGCCGAGTTGTTGATATCGGTCAATTGATGATCATGCTGGCgatttgctgcagcagcacacACACGTGGACTCGATATGATAATAACAAGGGCCTTTTCAACCGCCCAGAAGACGCCAACTCACAGACTGCAGGGTGGCTTACGACGGCCCTCGACGTCATTCATCATGCTCATCTAGCAGCGCATGCATCCATGGCATGTGTACAAGGCATTATTGTTGTCTTCTTTATGATATGCAGTTTGGAGGGCATTTCAGCTCGTGCCCGACTGCTTCACGCCCAAGCAGTCGCAATGGCCCAGGAGATTGGGCTCAATTTTATCGACTCTCCAACCAACAATAGTCATTCCgtcaaaataaaaaagtcCACTATTCAAGCTGAAATCGGCCGTAGGATATGGTGGTATCTTACAGACACCGACTG GATGCTCTCTAGATTATCAGTTCCTCAACAAGGGGCATATACAATATTACCTAGCCAAATGGCAGTACGAAAGCCTTGCAATGCAAATGACGAAGACATTATCGAGGGTCAAGAAATTATTGACCGTCCACCAGAAGAGGCCACATCTGTGTCgtatcttcttcaacgaACTCGTCTTGCCGAGCTCTTCTATAGCCTCGGTGGCCACGAGAAGCCCATGAATTGGAACCCGGAAGAAGCAGACTACGGGAAGATCATGGAGGCAGATATGAAGCTGCGACAATTTATGCGAGAATTGCCGTCATTCTTCCGCCTTGAAAAAAGCGGGAGCCTTTCCAAGCTGCCACCGTCGGATATCCGGCGTTCGTCGGACATTACGATCCAGCGATACATGCTCAATATGATATTCTATGGTCAGATCTGCAAATTGCACTTACCATATCTTGCTCAAGGAACAATAAACCCCGGCTTTGCGTATTCGCACGACTCTTGCTTGAAAGCGGCACAGCGCATCATCTACATCGAGCACAGAATGAGAGCTGAAAACTCGACATTCGTCCTATTTCGCCAGCGTATGAACGTAAAGTTCCGAAGCATCTTCATTGCTTGCGTTGTGTTTGTGCTGGATGGGTGCTTAGCCAACAATCCCGAAGGCAGTACAACAGGGGGAGATGCGACAATGACTGACGCATGGAGGATTTTATACGAAGCAAAAGGACAGTCGCCATTGGCATCTGAATTGTTGCATCTATCAGTTCAGATATTGAGAAAGTACAGAGCATCACATCCGGCCCTGGAAGCTTTGAAAAAGGAGAATTGCAGGAGAGACCCTACGATTCTAAGTCAAAACGGCCCCGTGGATATAGCAACAACGGAGAGCAGCAACATGGCGATCGATCGGGAGCCCAGGAGGGTAGATATTGACCCAGACACCATTGATCTGGATAAATTGTGGGAGACACTCCAAGGTCGTGGAAGGGATTGGAATAACCTCTTCTGGAGTCTAGGCCCTCCCCTGATATAG
- a CDS encoding mitochondrial distribution and morphology protein 10 domain-containing protein, with product MREFMDYVHSAFYEATGWRRDNSYAALNATTDALLNFNTPRGLRLTLSALASPNFATSYQLGSVGVVDGSISYLFSSVPLRVLLTPQSENVPLPDLLRSYRPLTPVARRDVPSLRHPNDTDKTNESLLYGRLYLPRSQLEALLVRRLSPALQAQFSAVSGQHLRNGGTALGLLQYDVGSYALEGLASTDGGLLGFRGVYNFGGDLSNKKHAQQSATSTSDNGNGHGSGNGDKERIYGRFSTGGEIYYGTLNKSGGISIGARFATLPDHKGTPLSATLTLNPLMGNIAASYAVMAGKDCSLATRMEFNIFSYESSWAVGMELWRKPFARSVADVDTPSEGVSAAKTPIPKPFPTSKAPTSIADGKESRPKITPVTPELASTSMPAERSFNAKLEWRLDDPAKLTEKKTGHKVNAGNNNFKSRGGKKNLSKTGQPAKKVDKEEVESEEKEYAGVVKARLDQNLRLGVLWEGRVKSLLFSLGSGIDLKMMNKPFRTLGLEVQFSS from the exons ATGCGCGAGTTTATGGACTATGTCCACAGTGCTTTCTACGAGGCTACCGGGTGGAGGCGTGACAATTCGTATGCAGCGCTGAATGCGACGACAGACG CTCTGCTGAATTTCAACACTCCTCGAGGTCTTCGATTGACTCTCTCGGCCCTCGCAAGCCCCAATTTTGCCACCTCTTACCAGCTGGGCTCTGTGGGCGTGGTGGATGGCTCCATCTCCTACCTATTCTCTTCCGTTCCTCTTCGAGTCCTCCTGACCCCTCAGTCCGAAAACGTTCCGCTCCCCGATCTTCTTCGATCCTATCGCCCGTTGACGCCGGTTGCTCGACGAGATGTCCCCTCCCTAAGACACCCGAACGATACGGACAAGACCAATGAGTCACTTCTATATGGCAGACTATATCTACCGCGGTCACAGTTAGAGGCGCTCCTGGTGAGGCGACTATCTCCTGCCTTGCAGGCACAGTTCAGCGCGGTATCGGGTCAGCACCTCAGAAATGGGGGCACTGCATTGGGATTGCTGCAGTACGATGTCGGAAGTTATGCGCTTGAAGGACTCGCTTCCACGGATGGCGGACTGCTAGGGTTCAGAGGAGTTTATAATTTTGGAGGCGACTTGAGTAATAAAAAACACGCCCAGCAATCGGCCACATCTACTAGTGACAATGGGAACGGACACGGCAGCGGCAATGGAGACAAGGAGAGGATATATGGGCGATTTAGTACCGGTGGAGAGATCTACTACGGCACTCTCAACAAATCTGGAGGCATAAGCATAGGTGCGAGATTTGCGACGTTGCCGGATCACAAGGGAACGCCACTTTCTGCCACTCTTACGCTGAATCCCCTCATGGGAAATATTGCAGCCAGCTACGCAGTCATGGCTGGGAAAGACTGCAGTCTCGCGACCCGCATGGAGTTCAACATCTTTAGCTACGAAAGCTCTTGGGCCGTTGGTATGGAGTTGTGGAGGAAACCATTTGCTCGATCCGTGGCAGACGTAGACACTCCCTCTGAAGGTGTCTCTGCAGCGAAGACGCCGATTCCGAAGCCATTTCCCACTTCGAAAGCGCCTACCAGCATTGCAGACGGAAAAGAATCTCGACCGAAGATTACACCCGTCACACCGGAATTGGCCTCAACATCAATGCCAGCCGAACGGAGTTTTAACGCGAAGCTGGAGTGGAGGCTCGACGACCCAGCAAAGCtgacagaaaagaagactgGACACAAAGTAAACGCGGGCAATAATAATTTCAAGTCAAGAGGTGGTAAGAAGAATCTCTCTAAGACAGGGCAACCTGCTAAGAAGGTAGATAAAGAGGAGGTTGagagtgaggagaaggaatATGCTGGGGTCGTGAAAGCGAGACTGGACCAAAATCTCCGGCTCGGAGTGCTGTGGGAAGGACGAGTAAAGTCGCTGTTGTTCAGCCTCGGCAGCGGGATTGatctgaagatgatgaacaagcCGTTTCGAACGCTAGGTCTCGAGGTTCAGTTCTCATCTTGA
- a CDS encoding LSM domain-containing protein — protein MTGRGGGGGRRVLLPPINMIFKLLQNNATVSVWLYEQLSIRIEGKIRGFDEFMNLVIDDAVEVKQITKTNEKETRKPLGQILLKGDNVSLIQNLSN, from the exons ATGACTGGTCgaggtggaggcggcggtcgCCGCGTCTTGCTCCCGCCTAT CAACATGATTttcaagctcctccagaAC AATGCCACAGTTAGTGTCTGGCTGTACGAGCAGCTGTCCATCCGTATCGAGGGCAAGATTCGG GGGTTCGACGAGTTTATGAACTTGGTCATCGATGACGCTGTGGAGGTTAAGCAAATCACAAAAACGAACGAGAAGGAGACAAGGAAACCGCTGG GCCAAATCCTACTGAAGGGCGACAACGTCTCGTTAATCCAGAACCTGTCCAACTAA